Proteins from a single region of Acipenser ruthenus chromosome 31, fAciRut3.2 maternal haplotype, whole genome shotgun sequence:
- the LOC117396697 gene encoding ubiquinone biosynthesis protein COQ4 homolog, mitochondrial, whose amino-acid sequence MGTLVRGALSALYVGSARKCRTLLFDRRRLFSADVIGPSPHSEHAGTAAAGHGDDELYCRLYRTHIPTSPVQKALLAAGSGVAALLDPYRHDMVAVLGETTGELALRRLRDRMRGDPEGYQILQERPRIRVSTLDLERLGTMPDGSFGREYLRFLDENGVTPDSRADVKFVDDEELAFVIQRYREVHDLMHTLLGMPTNMLGEVVVKWFEAVQTGLPMCILGAVLGPLRLSARRLQLLTATLIPWALRNGMNAHCLLNVYYEQRWEQSLESLREELGIEPPPQL is encoded by the exons ATGGGGACGTTAGTAAGAGGCGCGCTGTCTGCTCTGTATGTCGGGTCGGCACGGAAGTGCAGGACGCTGCTGTTTGATAGACGCAGGTTATTTTCAG CGGATGTGATCGGACCCTCTCCGCACTCGGAACACGCTGGCACAGCAGCTGCGGGTCACGGTGATGATGAGCTCTACTGCCGACTCTACCGGACCCACATCCCAACCAGCCCGGTGCAGAAGGCTCTGCTGGCGGCCGGGTCTGGTGTGGCTGCGCTGCTGGACCCTTACCGACACG ACATGGTCGCTGTGCTGGGTGAGACGACGGGGGAGCTGGCTCTGAGACGACTGCGTGATCGGATGAGGGGCGACCCCGAGGGGTACCAGATCCTGCA GGAGAGGCCCCGCATCCGAGTGTCCACCCTGGATCTGGAGCGGCTCGGAACGATGCCCGATGGCAGCTTCGGGAGAGAGTACCTGCGCTTCCTGGATGAGAAC GGTGTGACCCCGGACTCTCGCGCGGATGTGAAGTTCGTTGATGACGAGGAGCTGGCCTTCGTTATCCAGCGGTACCGCGAGGTTCACGACCTCATGCACACGCTGCTCGGCATGCCCACCAACATGCTGG gGGAGGTGGTGGTGAAGTGGTTTGAGGCGGTTCAGACTGGCTTGCCCATGTGCATTCTGGGAGCAGTGTTGGGACCCCTTCGCCTCTCAGCCAG GAGGCTGCAGTTGCTCACGGCAACGCTGATTCCCTGGGCGCTGCGTAACGGGATGAACGCGCACTGCCTGCTCAACGTGTACTACGAGCAGCGCTGGGAGCAGAGCCTGGAGTCACTGAGAGAGGAGCTGGGCATAGAGCCCCCGCCCCAGCTATAg